The DNA region ATCACCCCCGCTACCACGCGAACGTCAACGTTACTTGTTTGACAGACAAGATTGTCTGGCCGCTGTGCACTCACACAGCCGTGCGCGCTCACTTCCGCTGAAAAGGAAAGCTCATTCAGTGTTCGGCATCGTAAGGAGCGGTCGTGCGGTGGAAGAAGTTCCACGCAAACCGCGTGCGCAGTTGTTCTGCTCCGCGAAAAGTGCTCGCCTCGCCGTAAAGTTTTGAAGTCCCGCAGGAGGACGCCCGAGGTTAAGGTCCTtagactggttgcaacgcggctctactttgttctagctgtttcatttttcaaatagaactgaaacagaccacccgcaacgcggagttgcagttttatttttcgagcagtattttgaaaccggaataaaactgctcgacgagtttgtttcaaacgtgagacgatttggaactggaatagaactcagtttcaaaaaaaaaatcagatatatagagatatccacgtattcttacacacacactatgatgctgtgttgataatcatacgcacacaattaaaagcatttttttgaaacaacatatagatcagcgcgttgcgagcaccgtgttctagtttcatttcctccagttctaaaaatttaaaactgctcgcaatttgaaacaattataaaacttcgcgCTGCAGACAGTCTTAGGAAGATCTTGGATCATTGGACGAAACACGCCGGCGCGCGCGGCATGTTGGGAGTGAACAATCAACGCAGGCGGGGTGAAAGTTTGCACGACGGCGGAGGCACGTGGAATCCGCTTGCTCCGCGGCGGTGCTCGTGAGTGGAAAAGTTGGCCGGTCGAGCCGAGGTGAAGAATCCCGCGCGGACGCGGGCAAAAGGCGACACGCCACGCGGCAATTGGCGATCGAAGGGTGAGCAAGTGAGAGAGCAAGAGGAGGAGGCAAAGTGAGAAGAGCTGGGGAAGGAAAAAGAAGGAGGAAGAAGAAAACGGAAAAGTGCGAGATGCCGAAAGGGCGTGTGGAGCacgaaagaagaagaaaagagaGAGCAAGAAGAAGTGCATCAGGAAGATGTtgtacgcacacacacacacactcacactaacACCATCAATCGGTTCAATACACATGTTAAAAGACGAACTTTGTGCTTGTTTTTCTTATTACTTGAGCTCAAAAAGCAGCCGGAATAgaattcgtgcttgccatttcattagggcacataattTTTTCAGGctagagtgtgtccctttcacaccttatgtaaactgtcatttgagtgaaagggatacactattgtttacaaaagttatgtgcccttttgaaatgttaggctccaattaTTGTAACAAAGATTTGTATGGAAGTGACGCAATTAAATATGTGGTGTTCAAAATTCCAGAGACCTGCTCTGGGAGCCACGCGCTTACCTTCCTCTCCCCGGCGGCCGGTCTTCGGGCTCGGCAGAATCGATATGGTTTCGTCGGGTTTTCGCAGCAGCAGCTTGCCGACGCCCTCGCACATCCGCAGCACCTCGTGCTTCGAGAGCTCCGGTTTGAGGTTCTTGTCGAGCACTTTGAGGCTGTAGATCCAGTCGGCCACGCCGTCAAAATCCTTGAGCAGGTTGAGCGCGCCGGTGCTGCTGAACTTGGTCTTCTTCATGTAGATGTGGTCGAGCCAGGCCTCGCAGATAATCTTGAGCGTGAGCTTGAGAATGTCCAGATCGCGGGTGGCCTGAATGACGGGCAGGTAGACCTGGTTGAAGAAGTACGCGACGTAGTCGTTGGCCGCGTCCTGCAGCAGTTCCGTCTGCCAGTGGCGCAACGGTGGAAAGCACAGAGTCAACGAGGCGAGGCTGGTCGTTCTGCAGACCGCCGCTAGCACGTCGATGCATTCGGCGCTGGCTTGCTTCAGCTTGCGAATGTTCTCTTTGATCTCGGACACTAGCTTCTCGCGCAGAGCGACACAAACCTGCACTTGGACCTCGAGCGCGCTCGGCGGAACCAGCTCCGGGACGCGCAGGTACTGCAGCTGCTCCAAACAGAGCCCGATGTCGTTGTGGACCACCTTGAAGAACATCATCATGTTCCAGTCGGTGCACAGCGAGCGGGCCCGGTTCGAGGCCCAGATTCGCATCGAATGGATCGAGTGGTCGAGCCGGTGAAGCACCGGTATCTGCTCGACCAGTGGCAGTTCGTTCGGGATTGTTCCTACGTCGCAGGTGTTGGAGATTTGCGCCAACTGGTACAGGAGCTCGCTCCAAACCTTACCGCAAACGGTTCCCTCGACCTGTAACGAGGGGAGAGTGTAGGGGGTTTgtctttcaaaataataaaaatatctcGATAAATATATTGAgcgtgtacactcaaaccccgatggtttgacaccaactgttgtcaaacgaacggggtcacgttttagtttgacaccccttttacacggagttcacacacactaccaaacgtttgttttgatagtgtgcgtgagcgccgtgtaaaaagtgacagttcgtcactttttagtttgactttgaccaaccaacggggtacaaactaaaaaagtgtcaaacgaaaaagtgaccaaccaccgggggttgagtgtacttgaTTTTGACAGCGAATGAAAAGTGGCGCGTGTTTATGTTTACGGTGTGGACAGTTGAGAGTGAACGTTCGGCGTGGAAGTGTGAGTGTGATTGAATTGTGCTGGAACCGGTTGGCGGAATCCGGAATAGGACACGACGCAAGCGGACATGGGGTCAGGGATAGCTTACCGTCATGTTGGCACTGTAAAACTCCGACTCTTCGAAGGGATAGTCGACGGGGAGGCTGGACGCGACGACCGCCAGCCGGAACTGTCGATCCCAGATCGTGCTGGTCACGTGGACCGTCAGCGTTTCGGCGAGACCCTTCAGCATGGACAGTATCGGTTCGGGAGCCTCGTCCGGGGTTATCAGCAGAAGCCAGTCGCGCAGGTATTTGGCGCAAGCGGCCGGCCGGCAAGCCAACGGTGAACTGCTCCACCAGAGGACCACGTGCTCGAGGGTGCCGCCGACCTGCGTCCAGAGGCCACGCGTGCCCCGGTTAACCCACTTGATGAGTTCGGACTTGTCCAGGGTCTTGTCGAACGCGGACGGGCACAGTTTGACCACCTTCATCAGGATGTTGGCGATGAAGATCTCCTCGTCGGCGATCAAGTTCTCCAGCAGGTCGATTCCTTCCGGCTCGTTGACCAGGTAGTTGATCGAGTTGTACGCAGCGGCTTCGGCGGCCATTTCGTCGAAAAAGTTTATGGCAGGATCCTGCAAAGAAAGGGTTCTTGTTAGATTGTGATGCCCAGGGAGTAAGCCGTTGATCGCGAGTTCACGTTATGTTCCGACTCGTCCGGTTCCCGGGATTCTGGCTTCACGATCGGACTGATCGTGACGTGCTTGTCCGTTGGAGGTGGCAGTTGGCCCATGTGAATTTCACCGCTGGCGATCAGATTGATGCTCGCTTTCCGACGAGTGTTCAACTCCTCAAGAGAGGGGTCCACTTGCTTGTTGCCCTCGTTGAAGTTGGCCGTCAGGGTGCGCAGGATCTCCACACTGGAAGAGTCCGACTCGTCGTCCTCGAGGGCGGTCGTGGTGGCGCCCTTGCACGTGACCAGCAAACAGTTGATCAGCATCGCGCAGCACTGCTCCGACCGTTGCTTCGTTACGACCTGCGATGCGTGAGATCGTCGAGTTGGGTGTTGTGAACCTTTGAAGACTACTATCCTACCTGCAGTATTGTTCCAATGTCCAGCTTCTTCGGCAGATACATCAACCCGGGAAACGAGTTGCTACAAACCTGCGCACCGTCCTGGGTGCGCGCCTTCGTCGTCCTCAACGCCAACGCCACCGCTTCGTTGTGCAACGTGGACAGCAGCATGGCCCCGTCGATAACCACCTCCGAACTGTACGTGAGTCCCAGCATCAACCGAACCATTTTGTGCAGGATGAACATCAGCTGAAAGTGGCGCTTCCTCAGACTCTGGCGGATCAGGTGAGCCTTCCGGTTGATCAAAATCCTGAAGAAACTCCGCTCGACATTCTTGTCCGCCGACGAGGCCGACATCCGGATCAACCGCGTCTGGATGTGGGCCGACAATTCAAAACTCTGACGACTCTGCTGCAGCAGCCGTTCAAATTCCtacaagtacaaaaaaaaaaccaagcatGAATGAAAGCCAGGATTCTGCGCCGTAGGCGCCCTCCGTAAACAACAGGATTACGATCAACCCCCAACTAATCAAAATTTCGTTTAACGAAATCATCATCGTTGAATTTCGCGCGCTCGCCCAGCCTGTTTCAATGAACCTCACCGTCACCCTAGGTTGGCTGCCTTCAGGCCTTCACGAAAGCAAATTTCTGTTCGGCCGTGATTTTGTTTGGTGAAAATTGACACGACACGAAATGGAAATGGTCTAGGTCGTGAGCACGTAGCACGCGAGCGAGTGAACTTCACCGTCACGGAGGCATACCTACACGGAGCATAAATCCTTCACAGGTGTAGTACCACGTGGTGACCGTAGTGGAAGGAACTCGGGTTCGTGTTGTTTGGCGATACTGAGTAGAGAGGTAGGGGAACATTACTAAAATTACGTTTTCCCCCTTCTGCTATCGCTCAATTAAATGGAGTTCAATCGAATGTTCTgggtcatgattcgaaatccggacacttagtagcatatcatttatcatttaaatatgtcttttctgacaatttttcatcagaatttgaaaattaaaataacttgttgttcttcgaatctcggacactgataaaagctgattcgaaatccggacatttttgcttcgaattccggacacacGATTTTGCTTCCAAATCGCAAAAAATTTGGActaaaatgttagtgaatggcaatctttaggtctcaaataagctgttaacatcaaaacaatcgattttttttatataaaaatttgctagaatttaagaaaatcaaagccattaatttccataaaatgccccaagtaaccacaagcactaaattgaagtattaattcagtactaaatcagcactggaatgttttgaagtagtaaataagtTTTGCGAATGCTTTaaagtaccaaaactttgcagcattacaactggcattaaatcaccatttacgaccatagggggatggcgtcgctatttttagaccaggttttccactttttctcatcgaaactgactactttatcgacttaattttgctgggcgagataggacgccgtctatttttagacgatgactcagcacttttccactcttgcacctcaaaaaaccaggtggcagcacgatgtaacgccacgtccctatgaaaatgtgcttcaaagcatttgatgtttatcaacaaagtaacccatcGATACGGGAAACATCTCAATCAGGAGCGCTCTTATTGACTTTAATCCTTCTCCCGTCATACCGTTCTAGtaagcgtgcgggctaaggcgcagttCCCCCAGTGTGCATCAGTTTCATTTTTGCAtgaactgggttcaattcccgcagATTGAAGTGTtgctttccggaagtctgatacactttgtgaaattttgccaactgTGGACCAAGCACTCCTCGGAAAAGCAGTTCCCGTTAGCCGTTAGCCAGTGCTTGTCCCTTTTAAACcgtaatagggacgtggcgttacatcgtgctgccacctggttttttgaggtgcaagagt from Culex quinquefasciatus strain JHB chromosome 3, VPISU_Cqui_1.0_pri_paternal, whole genome shotgun sequence includes:
- the LOC6033079 gene encoding uncharacterized protein LOC6033079, yielding MNISKWLPKQHYEVIKLFDQTRALEREFRVLGKKFATDINLDLPDYYEFERLLQQSRQSFELSAHIQTRLIRMSASSADKNVERSFFRILINRKAHLIRQSLRKRHFQLMFILHKMVRLMLGLTYSSEVVIDGAMLLSTLHNEAVALALRTTKARTQDGAQVCSNSFPGLMYLPKKLDIGTILQVVTKQRSEQCCAMLINCLLVTCKGATTTALEDDESDSSSVEILRTLTANFNEGNKQVDPSLEELNTRRKASINLIASGEIHMGQLPPPTDKHVTISPIVKPESREPDESEHNDPAINFFDEMAAEAAAYNSINYLVNEPEGIDLLENLIADEEIFIANILMKVVKLCPSAFDKTLDKSELIKWVNRGTRGLWTQVGGTLEHVVLWWSSSPLACRPAACAKYLRDWLLLITPDEAPEPILSMLKGLAETLTVHVTSTIWDRQFRLAVVASSLPVDYPFEESEFYSANMTVEGTVCGKVWSELLYQLAQISNTCDVGTIPNELPLVEQIPVLHRLDHSIHSMRIWASNRARSLCTDWNMMMFFKVVHNDIGLCLEQLQYLRVPELVPPSALEVQVQVCVALREKLVSEIKENIRKLKQASAECIDVLAAVCRTTSLASLTLCFPPLRHWQTELLQDAANDYVAYFFNQVYLPVIQATRDLDILKLTLKIICEAWLDHIYMKKTKFSSTGALNLLKDFDGVADWIYSLKVLDKNLKPELSKHEVLRMCEGVGKLLLRKPDETISILPSPKTGRRGEEEPPATEDDKAPLPPEMFVPNQKRWLELRARDKKVIMGLNCTCLCAGMDVY